In a genomic window of Ipomoea triloba cultivar NCNSP0323 chromosome 3, ASM357664v1:
- the LOC116012730 gene encoding chaperonin CPN60-1, mitochondrial-like — protein sequence MKLDRGYITPYFITNQKNINVINAIVKILELPMKRQRPFFIIAEDVDNNALATLMLDKLRVGIKVGENRKANLQDLATLTGGQLAYSYANESSY from the exons ATGAAGCTAGATAGGGGATACATCACTCCATATTTCATTACAAACCAGAAGAACATAAATGT CATAAATGCTATTGTGAAAATCTTGGAGTTGCCTATGAAG AGACAAAGACCCTTCTTTATTATAGCTGAAGATGTGGATAACAATGCCCTAGCAACTCTTATGCTCGACAAACTTCGTGTCGGAATCAAG GTTGGTGAAAACAGGAAGGCCAATCTTCAAGATCTTGCTACGCTGACAGGAGGTCAA CTGGCATATTCTTATGCGAATGAGAGCTCCTACTGA